The window GACTATCATCTCCTCAAACTGATTACATGAATACTTTGAGTACGTTGGTTATTTTATCGTTCATTCTTAGGAGAAAGATTTCTGGACCCTGTTTTTCCGCAGTTTGTGATTTTGGTTctagaaatgaattgattttaacccAGAATTAACTCTTAAAACTGAGGAACTGAATCTTGAGTTCAtagttaactcttactcacagCTGTTCCGtgggatcctgagttcagagttaactctagttTACAACTGAGGAaatggatcctgagttcagaatTAACTCTAGTTTACAACTGTTccactggatcctgagttcagagttaactctagttTACAACTGAGGAaatggatcctgagttcagagttaactctaactcacagctGTTCCACTGGATCCTGATTTCAGAGTTGACTCTAGTTTACAACTGAGGAaatggatcctgagttcagagttaactcttactcacagCTGTTccactggatcctgagttcagagttaactctagttTACAACTGAGGAaatggatcctgagttcatagttaactcttactcacaactgttccgctggatcctgagttcagagttaactctagttTACAACTGTTccactggatcctgagttcagagttaactcttactcacaactgttccactggatcctgagttcagagttaactctagttTACAACTGAGGAAATAGATCctgagttaagagttaactctaactcacaactacTGAGGAATCTGGATCCAGATTTCTAACAGAGtaatttatcaattataaAGAATTCAGcgaattaaagaatgtttcttttgtttttatcaCAGGTGCAGACTTACAACTCAGTGAATCTGGTAGCGATAGCGATTGATCCGCCCACTGGTGGCGGTAATGTGCTTCACATGACAATCTAGTCCCTATATTTCTGCAACGTGTTGAATGCTGTGTGTTGTGTCGCGATTGTGTTCAATTCGGATCAGTTGTGAGATTATAAACGCGCGAATGAAATAATGATCCGGATTACGCGAGTTTTGCTGTGTTTGAAAATAGGAACCTAATCCGCATTTCTTATAATTTgtcacaatttttttttttaatttcaataagaGACAAATTGAGAATGAATTGTTAGCTAAGACGAGTATTTGTAGCGCTTTTAACGCATAATTCTTACCGAAAGAATGAATGCTCCGGGAACAGAAACTGTAAGAATTATTGTCAAAATCATGTATCAAACAATTCCATATTTTGTGAACGGTTAAACAgtgtccgatctaaggaataagAACCACTTGCCCCGGGGGCAAgtatatctgaaattttactTGCCCCCTCAAAAATCTACTTGCCCTACGCAAGCAGTCCAACTGTTGTATCGATTGGCAAAAAGCTTCGTgtcataaaattgcactagcccgagggacaagtgataatgataacctgagaatatacttgtcccgggcaatcggacgagtgcttagatcggaccctatTAAGACGCTGTTAACCCCGCTCGGTGACCCGATCGCCTCAGATTAGCGCGTGTCCCGTACTCTCTGTCTGCCCCCGGGTCGAGTACCCGCGAGCCCCGCTCCAGACAATGTATTGTAAATTGTATTAGACAATTATCATAACCCGATTCACGCGACAATGACTGCTGCAACTTACTGCCCCGGAATGTTGTCTACCTCCAAGAGAATTTATCGGTTCTGCGAGATTTGAGGCAAAAACTGCATGAAAGATGAATCTGTAAAAAGTTTTCTCAAAAACATGGAAATCATTGCTTTATTTTTTTGTGTCTGCTTCCATCCATCTGATTACCGATGAATGTTCAGTAATCTCTACTCTCACTTTATGTTATAATTCTGCATGTTAAACGGCTGTATTCCCGGGCCCTGCCCTCGGGCACTCGACACCCCTCACCCCCGCCCGGCTTTTTTCCTCGTTTGTGAATCGGAAGCAATCAAAGTGTCTTTCACAAATCGTATTTTTGTATTCAATGTAAATTTTGTCGAtgacaataaaatattttttgtgacGAAAAGGAGAATATTaaacaaaattgtttttttttattgtaacGAAGTAGTTGATGATATCATCACGTGACTGATCTATGACGTCACATCCACCGCTTGGCTTCAGTAGAAAATCCATCGTTAATCAATCTACGTGTAATAACtcgttacctaatcgttgatGGAAAACAAATAAGGCTTTAGACCAACcggaaaatatccgatcgcgAATATACGGACAAACAGAAACGACAGACGAGAGTCAATCATACTGTAAACATTGTTCAATGACGTCATACTGGGATTCACGTCAATCACGTCAAATTCATTGTGCTTTTGTAACACTATTAACTAGGAATGGTAGATATGATCGGGAATTCGTGTCACTAGCTGCAGAGGGTTAATACATATGAGTACAATAGAATATCAGAATTGGAGGAGTTGATGTTAGTCGGCAGAGCCAGAATAATCATGACAGGGTTCTGTTCTGTATCATGAAAAAGTAAAACGGATGAAATCTTTGGTTTGAATACAATTCCCCATCATTAAGATAAACCAACAATGTCGTTTTTACGGATCAGTGGCGATCAGTGCTTCAAACCGCACTGTGTTGTTTTCGGTACAACATGCGTTTATCGGGACGGCGTCGAGTCGTCACCGGATAACGTCGTTTCTGGCTGCACCAATCAGCGATACTCATTAAAACGACGAATAAGCCGGCGAGCGCCGTACAGCTACCCGACGCGATAAACATCAACGAGTAATCACCGGTCATATCTCTGAGTAAacctgaaaaattaaaaagaggATGAGAAACGATCGAAAATCGTCATTTTCAGGCGGTTTTGTCGCGGAAAGATTCGGTAAAGTCTTCACCAGTGCAGCGTTTGATAATGGGCTCCTATCGAATCAACGGTTTAATCATAACTTCGATTGGACGTAAAAacaatcttcattttttgggATAGCAATTccggattacaaactctctaccggccgcttctatcaggtttacagattacaaactctctaccggccgcttctattaggtttacagattacaaactctctaccggccgcttctatcgggtttacagattacaaactctctaccggccgcttctatcaggtttacagattacaaactctctaccggccgcttctattaggtttacagattacaaactctcttcCGGTCGATTCTATCGGTTTACAGATTATAAATTCTCTATAAACTTGGTTACACTatgatcgtagagcgacggagatcactggtggagacaaccactgccagtgctgggtgaaGCCTAACAAAGATTTTGGAGTTAGGATGAAAGGATATCAATGGAATATTTCCATTTCAAAGTAATACTTACCACCAATTGGTGCGCCAAACAGTCCTGCCAAACCTTGTCCGAAACAGAGCATACTGAAGGCCGTGATGAATTTTTCTTTCGGCACCAAATCGGACAGAATGTACCGCCCCATCGATCTGACCATTCCTGCATTGAACCCGTAGAATATCGCAACAATCAGTAACCCCACGAAACCGTCGCTAAGATACGTGCAGCCGATAGTCACTCCTAAAACGACCAGTACGCATGCGTACAAGTAACGATAACTGACGTGCGGTTTTTGGGCGATCAACCCGTACACGGGCTGCCCGAATATATCGGCGAACCCGATAAAGCCGATAGTAAGAGCCGACCGAGTCTCCGAAACGCCCAACTGTCGGGCGTGATTCGGGTAAAAATACAACGGATTCAACGCCGAAAGGAAAAGCAGAAGAGTAGAAACgaagaatatgaaataagccGGTTTTCTGCATATACCGGGACCCCGAGATCTGATTTGATCGTTCGTAGCATCTGTTTACTGGCGTCGACCGATTCTTCGCTCATTATTGCGTTAGTGCTTTGAAAGAGACCGTTGGAATTAATTTCCGCGGCAGAAACTTCCATGGTTTCAATACGCGGAGGTCCACCCCACAGATTCGGCGCGCTTAGACAAACCTTGATCTTTCTATCGCGGTCTCTTTGAATTTGTTCGCTGGcgtttttcaacaacacgtGTCTGGTGAGATTGGGTAACGATGCCAGGTCGTCGAGCGGGTGATGCGTTCGTTTGGGTTTCAGGTTCGGAGCGGATTTGATCATCGATACGGTTGGTTCGTTCACGGGTATATTGGTTCTTTCTGGTGGTTCTTTCTGCAGGTCGGAGTCCTCCTCGATATAGGTGGGCAGTTGTACCATCGACGTGAACATCAAATTCCCGCAAACGCGGTCAAAAGCCGATTCCGGCAATGTGCTGTATCGACGCTTTTTGCTGATATTTTCGAGTTCTGGTAATATTCGCGGATCGCCGGAACGAATTCCGTCTTCGATCAAAAATCGTCGGGCGTATTTTTTCGTCGACGCCAACGGTCGAAAGAGGGCGCCGCAAACGCACACGTTGAACAAAACACCGGCGAAAACTAAAGAAGCCCCGCGCCATCCGTAAAACTGGACCAGGAACGCCGCCATGTTGGCTAGCAAGATCGTACCGATGCCGCTTCCGGTTTGGGTCATGCCGATCACGTGACTACGCTGTCTCCTCAACGAAGATGAGGCTCCGAAGTAGATTTCGACGGCGGTGACGGCCGGCACGTAGGCGAACGATAGCCCGAGTCCGGCCACTATTCCGATGCCGATTATCAACACGCCGATGTCCGAAGCGAAAAAACTTAAAATATGCCCGACGCACAGGAATAGACCGCCTATCATACAAATACATCGACTTCCGTATCTGTTGACGAGTATGTACGTAACCGGGGCGACCAGGAGAGGCACGTTCTGCAACAATGAAGCGATGAACGTCGTCTGAAACGCGGAGTTTTCCGAGAAATATACCAGGAATTGATCCAGGAAAATGCCGAAAGATGTCGCATATCCCCCGGCGATCACGTTCACTAGAAACGCGGCCACCGCTATCGTTCGCCTGGTACATTCGTCACCGCTAGGGGTCGCCGCTGTTGTTCGCGTACCCCCTGCCTTGTCGGTACCGCCATCATCGCCGTCAGGGGTCGCTGGTGATTTTCCAGTCGCTGCTGCCCTCTCGTCCCCATGATTGTCAATCATGGCTATTGTCTCCGCCTCCTCCGCGTTGGATCCAGGCATTTTGAACACCGCGCAAAACCTTATTGTTCTTACCAACAAGAATTCAACAAGAATTTGTCCACTTTTTCACGCTAACAGAGTCAATCCCTGATAAATCACCGCCCTCGCCTATATCCCAGGTTCTCCTCGAATATAGACAGAATATCTTGGGGACAAATTAAGCCCTCtttataccgccatactctctttAAATACCATGAAAATCCGAAATCACCGATTTGGGCTCAGTAAACCGAGCGATTTATTGTTTATGTCACAGTCACAAAAATCGGACGATTTTCGATCGAATTCTGCAGCAGAATATTGTCCAAagtcacacacacacacacacattcAATATCCTCGTTCAGTAGTTTCTAATTAGTATCACTCTAACTATAAATACTGTCGTTGTTCCTCCATTTACTTCACTCATTTACCTGTGATGAAGCTACTACTATATATACATGGCACGAGTAGCGAAAGCGAAAGTTcctaatgttaataaaaactAGTTAACCTACAAAGTATATAAACTAGCTGTTCTTCTCGCGTACTGATCAAATTTCTCCGGCGCACTATCGTGTTCGAGGAAGTGAATTGTGCATTTTTAACGAAACGTTCGATTTCTCCATTGAACTTTGTGTCGCCTTCTAGAATTTGTCGATAATCAACgtaataaaaatgataattcactaataatcaaataatgtCACGGTTTGATAAAACATATCACGTGCTGGCAGTTTGACAGATAACAACAGCACAGTTCAAACACGTATATACATCTGACTAAACAAACCAAACTATCTTTGATCGGATTTTTACGACGATTTCAGAAACGCCTGTCACCCCCGAAGTCCCGTGTGGGCACATGGCCCGATTTATTGTTTAGAGGTGTTTTCACTTGATATTAAGACTATTAGACACAACCCCTTGAAATTTTCCCAGTGCCCTTTTTCTTGCCCCTTTTTGATACACGaaaatcgatttattgcaTATCATTTCCTAGTGATGTCACAATGCAGCAAGTCTGTAAAACCCAGAGAAATTTATCTAAACAATAATCATGCAGCGATTTCCTCAGTTGATTACCAAGAAATGATGTTGTGTCACCCAGAGGCACTCATCTCTCCtcttccctctcctctctccccttttCTCCTcgcccctctctcctcttctcTCCTCGCCCCTttcctctccctcccttctCTCTGCCACCTCTCTCCTCCTCTCCTCCTCTCCTCCTCTCCCCTTCCCGAGTGTATCGCATGTCAGAACATTGTTTACACGCTATATTCTGTATAATAAATGTGTACATTCCGGTTATAAATACACGCACGAGAGTGTTTGCTCTCCGAGATAAAGCGGGCACGGCCGATACAATAATGCGCGTGACGTCACAGTACGAGCCTTGGTCAACTCAATGGGTGGACTGAATTCATTGTAGGTTTCAATAGACAAGACGTGACTCTCTTGAAGAaggttttttatctttaagtagGGATATTGACCCTGTAATCTATCTAATTGTTAGATTTCGTTTGACATGTTTTGATCTGATTtgttggtgtcccttacaaacctacCACACCAGTcaggagcgaaacagggggtcgtaaatcgaagtacagatatagttgtgtgatcggcggtcgagcgATAAGGTTACAGTGACGCCTGTAGCAGCTTGAATAGAATTGAGTCAAATGAGTCATTATACTCTCtagtttttcatcaaaattgtcGCTTTTCTTCCAATTCGATTCACTTTAGTTGACTTCAACTTGAATTCTTGCAACTTATGGCTGATtcctttgaaaatgaatttagaacATTTTAGAATGCCATACGTAATATCGTATACGTCATATCGGCCTTTTAGCTGTTGCGTTTTCTTGAGTAACGTTTGACGTCCACTGTGACACGCTATGACGTCATTGGTACGTAGCTCGTAAAGCTATGAACCTAGCTATGTTATATTACTGTATTTCAGAGAAATGATATTAAAATATCCATTATTTTAGCGACTATAAAcatgaaagaaaaatatggCAAACAATTTCCTAGTGTTTACGATGTTAGTTTTCCGTGCGGGGTGTCACAGGGTTCCTCTCTGGTATTCAATACACGATTCAAACTCGAATGAACCTTTTAAACACAAACATCTgaacacatgaaaataaattacactTCGCAAAATGCGATtaatctaattgtgaatttttgcttcaagatataaaacaattaCGTTTTTCAATACGTCACTCAAACTTGAATGAACCTTTTAAATGCGAGAATTTAAACAAGGGGAAAAATTTGAAAggaatgttcattttctgaacATTTTCAGTGATACGCAAACATGATAACCACGCAATAACCTTGGTAAAATAGGGGTGTACCCGATACCCCTTCTAAATCTGCCCTTGtcaaacatttaaaaattaCAATCCGTGCAATAATAATATAAGATGAAAACAATGATGTTCTTCAGATTGCAGTATCACATATAGATGACGTACACACGTTGGTATTCGACAGAGAAGACCGTTGTGTGTAAATGTGTAGAGATTTAATTAACCTTATACAAGGTTGAGACTTGTCGTGGCCGTGTTGACAATGTTATCATAAAATCGGATAACTGGGGAGAGAAATTCCCGGTAATTTTACGACCCAGCCCATATACGATCGAATCAGAGATAGATAGAAAACCCGTCACCCGGCCAGATCGGAGAGTGCCGATAAAAACCAATCCGGCTAGATTGTGTGTATAAAATAGCGACGCAGCGACACTGGTAGCAGTGATGGTGATAACACAACCGCGTTAGTATTAGTTCACTTTCATCTGGATGTTTTAAGATTTGATTCTGCAGCGAACGACTACTGTAGAAATCGAGTGTGATGTGCACGTAATTACATAGGACAAGCGACCAGCGTGTTCATTACTCAAATTACCGACCAAAAAGTAGGTATTCTATTCATTTAACTTGTTGACTCCGAAATTAGATTCCGAATTtgttaatttgaaaatgattgtttCTGCTACAAGTCTAGTGAATTCAGAGATTGCTCATATACAACTCGTAGTTGAAACGTACGTTTTTACAGGTTGCTGTAgaggccgccattttgttctaTTGTTGCACGAATTTTTTTCTCCTTTTGAGAAAAAACAACATCTTTCTAGATATCTATTCTATCCGTTCTAACAGCGAAGATCTCTTAGTTTTTCGAGgatttgttagaaattaatgtATCTTTGTTTGTGTGTAGCTGGTTTTGTATGTAGAGAGCTCCGTGGAATATTTAGCACATGTTCGCGGCCAAACGATGAAACGATGGCTAATAACattattatctaaaataaactTGATAGTTGTGTCGTCTGTCGCGACCTTGGTTGATGTCATGGGAcagattatttcaaattattttcaacagAGACGCAGTCTaaccccctatgacatcacgaAATACCTCAAGTTTCCGGGTAACCAGAGATTTAGGTGTGTGGATATGCTTCGCTGATGTCATGGGGGGGGGGTTGTGTGCCGAAGGATCAAGGTCAGTTGAGTGTTCGGTTCCTGGAAACGTAAAATGTCGTAATGTTTCATTTCGTTATTTTTTACAGCAACTTCCGTTATGACGGGGAGACACCTATCGTTCGACTCGGAAATCACTCGTTCGGGGAATATCGTAAACGAGACCGACGAATCACGTGTTTCGAACTCGACAATGACGCACAGCAGTGGCGGTATCGATTTTTCCACCGGTTGGGTCGCTATCCTCCCGGCCGGTATACTAGGCCCGGTCGCTAAAGATATGACCACGTGGCAAATATGGGTCATCGTCGCTGTAGTAACGATTTTATTTTTCGCCATTGTCGTCGGCAACAGTCTCGTGATTTTCGCTTTCGTTAAATTCCCGCGCCTGCGCACCGTGACGAACCTGGTCGTACTGAGTCTAGCCGTCAGTGATCTGATTATGGGATTCTCGATGCCGTTCACGATATTTCTATCCGTGTTTCCGCACTCGAAACTATTTTCCACCGTTTACCAGTGTTTGTTGCCGTTTTGCGTAATGGCCGCCGTCAGTTTCGCCTCGATCACGAACATGTACATCGTCACCGTCGATCGATACTGGGCGATATGTTACCCGTTCAGATATACGGCCGTTATGACGAAACGGCGAGCCACGGCGGCCATCTCCGGCGCCTGGTGTTTTTCGTTTTCGTTCGGTTTCGCGATGCCGATGCTCTGGAATAAAGGACCGTTTGACGAGGGCGAGGAGTGCACGTTCAGGAACGCTATGTCGGACGAATGCGCTATTGTAGTAGTGGTAGTCGCCGCATCGTTGGTCGTACTGATGGTAGCGCATTACACCCGTATCGGATGCATCGCTTCCGAGCAGATGCGCCGCATCGCGGCCACGCGGGTTAACGCCGTCGGTGAACACCAGGCGGCGCATTCGTCACGGCGTATGATAAAAGACCGCAAGGCGGCGTGCTCGATAGCTATTATTATCGGAGCGTTTATCATTCTATGGATGCCGATGATGATTTTCCTACTGGTAGAAACAGCGCCTGCTAAAGATTTAAACATTCCCGATTTGAAATTCACTCGTCTGCTCCTCGGCTGTGTGGCCATTTCGAATTCGTGCGCGAATCCGATAATCTACGCACTGCGCATGTCCGAGTTTCGTTCGGCGTTCGGTCGTCTGGTGAAGGTGAACTGTTGTTGCAGACGAAAAGCGATGCTCGATTTTGAGCAGTCGAGTAGTTCCGGTTCCGGCGAAGCGAATCGGGCTCCGAGTGGTCATTGCGCTACAGTAACAGAACACGTGAACCCTGCCTTCCAACCCGAGTCGTGAACCCTGCCTTCCAACTGGAATCGTGAACCCTGCCTTCCAACCCGAGTTGTGAACCCTGATCTCCAACTGGAGTCGTAATTCAAAGTGCATGGCAGATCTATTGCGGTGTGGTTTTGTGTTCCGGACCCATGTCTTCTCATCGCTGTTGTCAACCCTTTGTCAAGACAGAGCTTGGTAAAACCCGCAAAATTTGACACCCATTCTCTCGTAAATTGTAACCTTCCAGGTGTATTTCTTCACAGAAGCTATACGAACCATCGAGTGTACATATAATGAAACTCAATAAATATAACCATTAAAGTCCctaaaacataaaatgtaaattgaacacaaaataatttctaaaacAACTGacaaattgtattcattttcttATTAACTTATCCATTATCTCAGATTATAGtgcaatatatatattgttgatattatatatgaaaaataaattgaaactctCTTTTTATTGTTGTCTGAGGATTACGCCAGATGGCGCACGCGTAGACTGTTAACTGACGTTTGTCGCAAGAAGAGACGGCCGAAATTTAAGCGCATTCGTCGCACACGCATCGCGAACCAGCGTCCGTTTttccattgaaaaaaaaatccccacaaaatttttttcagataataGCCTTCGACCAACGGACTGTTTGAAGAGgtgcttgaaaaaaaaattcacttCATTTCCGCGGCGTTCAACGGATCATAATGGTtacagaatttgaaaataagacgACGCAACGAGTACTTGAAATAGATGTCCCCCGTTTCCGACTGAAGGACGCATTGAAGTCTATTGTGTACTAGGGACGTGTAGGTATTGTTCGACTGTTTGATGAGGTATATATACACCTATTGTTCCGTTCAATAAATACACTACTTATCTTTATCAATGAAACTTTTTGTTTCGAAGGATActtcttaaaaaaaaaacgatgacCATTATTATTCTAAGATAATGTTTGTTCGCGTTCGACTACTCGAGCACGCTGGCCACTTTTTGCCGCGTTAGTAGTATCTCTTAAAGCGCAGGTCCTTTTTCTTTCGTTCACAGATCGGAGACTAGTTCAGCGGGGTTTTTTTTCGATGATATCAGTGCAAATAAACCGTGACGCGTGTTTGTAACGAGTGTGCGGGTTTAGGGTGAAACCAAACGAAATAAGTAATTGAGAATCTCCCAGTTGAGAATCGGGTAACTCTCTGGAGCGCGTTCGCCGAGTTGAGAGTCAGTGACCTCGGTAGCGTGTTGGTACTGACTGCTCTAGATAGTTCACGTtaagaatcagggaactcggtagcgtgttgaTGGGACTGCTCTAAATGTTGAGAATCAGTGAACTCGCGTTTGAGACCTGCGATGAGGTCACTATCCCGTCCAGTGCGTGACCACACGCGGCAACCAATCTCACCACCAGTGCAGTATAGTAACCAGTCTCAGAAGATGACGGAATTTATGGCATCGGAATCCCGAATCTCTAATTACTCATCGAAGCCGTTATAAAAATCTCCACGGAAACGAAACCGCTCAGACCACAGGGAAAGTGGACGAATTCTGGAAAATGTACCGACTTAACTGCAAAACGCCAAaagcaggttcgaatcccgagtCCACCGATCAATATACACGAAATAAGACCAGACGATCCAAGCTCACTTCGGCTCTATAAGTTAAGTCAAGACTTTAGAACTGGGTTTCGACTGTGTATTCATGCAATACATAACCTAAATTCATTCTTTCAACCATGGATCATCTTTAGTTCCACTGTCGTGGCTTAAAACCATGCAATCTAAGACAAACTTGAAGACCTGATAAACCAATTTCAAGATTTAAAACCACTGTTGTGCCTTTTTAAAGTCACAATTATACGAATGAACCCCGacattgtttgtttgtttgttttctttttaaatcatggaTTGTCCCCATTTGGTTTGTAGCAATTTGTTTGATTAGTTTTGATTTGTGTCACTTACAAACCAGTCACACCTGCTTGGAGCGAAACAggaggtttgattttgaaacccGATCTTAAACTCTATGACCCCATTTATAGGAATatgttttcaatataaaacggACAAATCTTCAGATTATAAACTACGATTATAAATGTATCGAGTGAGGAGCGCGTGATCCATTAGCTAacagagagcgagagagagtaAGATCACTGGCGGGATGATTTTATGCGATGTTGCTGATGTTGTAAGAGGTGATAAACAAGATGTAATCCATCCTTGCCGCATAGAAACGCGTTGTTGTTACCGATAAGATGTGTTTCGCCGCGGTTAAGAGCCCACTCTCCCGAGTTTAGCTAATTGATCTCGTCTATTACTTAAAACATTCAGACGACGTTGATTATTTATCGTCGCACGTTTAAAAGCCACGTCGGAATTATCTGAAGTTTTAGTAGACTCTCTCCGATAGAAAAGCCGTCGATTCCGCGGTCGGGCCCACCCTTACAAACTCGTGGGGTGGATCTATAGAGCATAATCGTTTAGATGGGCTTGTGACTATTCAGGGACACTTTTCACTGAAAAGGATACAATACGGCCGACATGTTTGcctttattttaaaaaagtggTTATCGATTAGCTgaaatacaaatgtagaaaaaCAAATGTACACTACTTAAATCCATTAAGAAAATAGCTAAAAAGGCTATTGAATTTCTTTGATTCATCTTTACGGGATAGATAGGGTCAGAATTTTTAGGGGTGCCAAATATTTTGACTTGTACATATCGCGCAAGTCCCCCAAGGATATATCCTTGCGCACACCACATTCATATCATTGTTGCTTCAGTGTCCAAAGGTATTTAAAATCttagaatacaaaataccaGTTTTGATACTACATTAGCTGTAAGATTATCCGGGGCCGGTTGTATAGATATTACATAGGTAAGTAAAAAATtaatcttaaatcttaagactggtcttcttattagatttgttatagaactaaataatttcttagactggttttaagataAAACCCTGACCATGGAACCGCCCACAGGACAAAAAGAGCAATTCTCAAATTGATTTGTTAAAAGGTGAATGTGAAGAATCTATATCAATCGAAGTGGAAAGACCTTCTTGGGAAACTGGGCTCGAAAGTGCCAGTAGAGATGCGAGAAGAGTCGAGTTAAACTTTTGACGAGGGGCGCGATCAAACAGTCAGCTGAGAAGAGTCCGTTCGGAGAATAAGAAGAAGAAATCAAAGTAACATAGTGGCAGATGGTTACAATAGTCTCCTCGTATCGTCTGTCAATATAGCTCGCACTGACCTCATTAACATAACAATAACAAAGTGCGCGCGCGTTCCGGCGCGTGTGTGCGTGCCGCATTGGGGGGAATAAAACCGAACCGATCGTGACATATGGAGCTAATGTGAGATCTGAAGCCGGACTGATCGCTCGATCACTCTTCACTCCCGTAGATCAGAGGATCTTTAAATCTTCGACTTGAGATTGTTTTCGTTTGATCGCGTTGTCTCAAATCGACGACTGAAATTCGACACGGATTTATATTCGCCGCGGTTTTTGTTTTGGTAAGTTAacttttttcaagtttttaacCATGTTCAATTTTTACCGCGGATTctgaaatttctttaaaaatccgCGTATCTTGACATACTAGGGAACTTTCCTTCTAACTAATCgtattgattttattgattGAGTAATTATGATTTGGTGTCAATTCTTTGCGGTTTACCTATCAAATCCCGTcgggaacgaaacagggggttagattttgaaattggaaatcgAGGTTCGGATATATATA is drawn from Tubulanus polymorphus chromosome 10, tnTubPoly1.2, whole genome shotgun sequence and contains these coding sequences:
- the LOC141912139 gene encoding beta-2 adrenergic receptor-like — translated: MTTWQIWVIVAVVTILFFAIVVGNSLVIFAFVKFPRLRTVTNLVVLSLAVSDLIMGFSMPFTIFLSVFPHSKLFSTVYQCLLPFCVMAAVSFASITNMYIVTVDRYWAICYPFRYTAVMTKRRATAAISGAWCFSFSFGFAMPMLWNKGPFDEGEECTFRNAMSDECAIVVVVVAASLVVLMVAHYTRIGCIASEQMRRIAATRVNAVGEHQAAHSSRRMIKDRKAACSIAIIIGAFIILWMPMMIFLLVETAPAKDLNIPDLKFTRLLLGCVAISNSCANPIIYALRMSEFRSAFGRLVKVNCCCRRKAMLDFEQSSSSGSGEANRAPSGHCATVTEHVNPAFQPES
- the LOC141912237 gene encoding monocarboxylate transporter 2-like; protein product: MVRSMGRYILSDLVPKEKFITAFSMLCFGQGLAGLFGAPIGGLLRDMTGDYSLMFIASGSCTALAGLFVVLMSIADWCSQKRRYPVTTRRRPDKRMLYRKQHSAV